The following proteins are co-located in the Acidimicrobiales bacterium genome:
- a CDS encoding SDR family NAD(P)-dependent oxidoreductase, protein MAELLGRGHAPVMVGQGDGQVLVFTSATGARPTPGAPLYSSARAGANMLVRNVAAEVADRNVQVNAVGTNFIDFPAFLRASRAEDPDGRSRFATGQFVAFAGGWA, encoded by the coding sequence ATGGCCGAGCTGCTCGGCCGCGGGCACGCCCCGGTCATGGTCGGGCAGGGCGACGGCCAGGTCCTGGTGTTCACCAGCGCTACCGGAGCCAGACCGACCCCGGGCGCCCCGCTCTACTCGTCGGCTCGAGCCGGGGCCAACATGTTGGTGCGCAACGTCGCCGCCGAGGTCGCCGACCGCAACGTGCAGGTCAACGCGGTCGGCACCAACTTCATCGACTTCCCGGCGTTCCTGCGTGCGAGCCGGGCCGAAGACCCCGACGGCCGCAGCCGGTTCGCGACCGGCCAGTTCGTGGCCTTCGCCGGCGGGTGGGCCTGA
- a CDS encoding dihydropteroate synthase, producing MPYDQSPSFLVVGERTNANGSKKFREALLDADWDTTVAMAVEQVKEGSHVIDVCVDYVGRDGVVDMDEIASRFATQSTVPIMVDSTEPPVVEAALKWIGGKPILNSVNLEDGAEPGTRLARFLELAKEYGAAVVCTCIDEEGQARDRDWKLRAARSIYDLATERYGIAPSDLMFDPLALTLATGIEESRKDGLETLEGIRLIKSELPGVHTVLGLSNISFGLKPAARHVLNSVYLHECQEAGLDAAIVHAARIMPLNKIPQEQIDVCLDLIYDRRTADYDPLEALMAAFENVSAAAVEKEDRSGWPVDQRLKQRIIDGERTGLTEELDEALASGMTALAIVNDVLLEGMKVVGELFGSGEMQLPFVLKSAETMKAAVAHLEPHMEKREDDSGKGRIVLATVSGDVHDIGKNLVDIILTNNGYEVHNLGTKVAIGDMVSTAQDIMADAIGMSGLLVKSTLIMRDNLEELNQRGLAEIPVLLGGAALTRTYVESDLRGVYDGRLFYGKDAFEGLRVMDRLLEIRKGGLDDPEFGHEPPSRVLPKREKTEIDPSTIPARSPEVATDNPIFTPPFLGSKVIKGIAIDDIATYINETALFRNQWQFRPQGGESDDEFKASIRPVLREQLAAAKADGILVPQVVYGYFAANGDGNDLVIWKDESRTSEWVRFSYPRQQTEPWLCIADMVRPIDSGETDYVAFHIVTMGEAVSERTAELFEANEYQEYLLVHGLGVEMAEALAELWHRRIREEWGFADEDGPTLQGLFRQQYRGGRYSWGYPACPDLEDNMAVAELLGADRLGIEVSAETGYQYQPEQTTSAVIFHHPRAKYFIAR from the coding sequence ATGCCCTACGACCAGTCGCCGTCGTTCCTCGTCGTGGGCGAGCGCACCAACGCCAACGGTTCGAAGAAGTTCCGCGAGGCGCTGCTCGATGCCGACTGGGACACCACGGTCGCCATGGCGGTCGAGCAGGTGAAGGAGGGCAGCCACGTCATCGACGTCTGCGTCGACTACGTGGGGCGCGACGGCGTGGTCGACATGGACGAGATCGCCAGCCGGTTCGCCACCCAGTCCACCGTGCCGATCATGGTCGACTCCACCGAGCCGCCGGTGGTCGAGGCCGCCCTGAAGTGGATCGGCGGCAAGCCCATCCTCAACTCGGTCAACCTCGAAGACGGTGCCGAGCCCGGCACCCGACTCGCCCGGTTCCTCGAGCTGGCCAAGGAGTACGGGGCGGCGGTGGTGTGCACCTGCATCGACGAGGAGGGCCAGGCCCGCGACCGCGACTGGAAGCTGCGGGCCGCCCGCTCGATCTACGACCTCGCCACCGAGCGCTACGGCATCGCCCCCAGCGACCTCATGTTCGACCCGCTGGCACTCACCCTCGCCACCGGCATCGAGGAGAGTCGCAAGGACGGCCTCGAGACCCTCGAGGGCATCCGCCTCATCAAGTCCGAACTGCCGGGCGTCCACACGGTGCTCGGGTTGTCCAACATCTCGTTCGGGCTCAAGCCCGCCGCCCGCCACGTGCTCAACTCGGTCTACCTGCACGAGTGCCAGGAGGCGGGGCTCGACGCCGCCATCGTCCACGCGGCCCGCATCATGCCGCTCAACAAGATCCCCCAGGAACAGATCGATGTCTGCCTCGACCTGATCTATGACCGTCGCACCGCCGACTACGACCCGCTCGAGGCGCTCATGGCCGCGTTCGAGAATGTGTCGGCCGCCGCGGTCGAGAAGGAGGACCGGTCCGGCTGGCCCGTCGACCAGCGGCTGAAGCAGCGGATCATCGACGGCGAACGCACCGGCCTCACCGAGGAGCTCGACGAGGCCCTCGCCTCGGGCATGACAGCGCTCGCCATCGTCAACGACGTGCTCCTCGAGGGCATGAAGGTCGTCGGCGAGCTGTTCGGCTCCGGCGAGATGCAGCTTCCGTTCGTGCTCAAGTCCGCCGAGACCATGAAGGCCGCGGTGGCCCACCTCGAACCCCACATGGAAAAGCGCGAGGACGATTCCGGCAAGGGCCGCATCGTGCTGGCCACCGTCTCGGGCGACGTCCACGACATCGGCAAGAACCTGGTCGACATCATCCTCACCAACAACGGCTACGAGGTGCACAACCTCGGCACCAAGGTGGCCATCGGCGACATGGTGTCCACCGCACAAGACATCATGGCCGACGCCATCGGCATGAGCGGGCTGCTGGTCAAGAGCACCCTCATCATGCGCGACAACCTGGAGGAGCTGAACCAGCGCGGCCTGGCCGAGATCCCCGTGCTGCTCGGTGGCGCCGCGCTGACCCGCACCTACGTCGAGAGCGACCTGCGAGGTGTGTACGACGGTCGCCTCTTCTACGGCAAGGACGCCTTCGAGGGCCTGCGGGTGATGGACCGCCTCCTCGAGATCCGCAAGGGCGGACTCGACGATCCCGAGTTCGGACACGAGCCGCCCTCCAGGGTGCTGCCCAAGCGCGAGAAGACCGAGATCGACCCTTCGACCATCCCCGCCCGCTCCCCCGAGGTCGCCACCGACAACCCGATCTTCACACCACCGTTCCTCGGGTCCAAGGTCATCAAGGGCATCGCCATCGACGACATCGCCACCTACATCAACGAGACGGCGCTGTTCCGCAACCAGTGGCAGTTCCGTCCCCAAGGCGGCGAGTCCGACGACGAGTTCAAGGCCAGCATCCGCCCGGTGCTGCGCGAGCAGCTGGCCGCGGCCAAGGCCGACGGCATCCTCGTCCCCCAGGTCGTCTACGGCTACTTCGCGGCCAACGGCGACGGCAACGACCTCGTGATCTGGAAGGACGAGTCGCGCACCAGCGAGTGGGTGCGGTTCTCCTATCCCCGTCAGCAGACCGAGCCGTGGCTGTGCATCGCCGACATGGTGCGGCCGATCGACTCCGGCGAGACCGACTACGTGGCGTTCCACATCGTGACCATGGGCGAGGCGGTCTCGGAGCGCACCGCCGAGCTGTTCGAGGCCAACGAGTACCAGGAGTACCTGCTGGTGCACGGACTCGGGGTCGAGATGGCCGAGGCCCTCGCCGAGCTGTGGCACCGCCGCATCCGCGAGGAGTGGGGCTTCGCCGACGAGGACGGTCCCACCCTCCAGGGCCTGTTCCGCCAGCAGTACCGAGGTGGCCGCTACTCGTGGGGCTACCCCGCGTGCCCTGACCTCGAGGACAACATGGCGGTGGCCGAGCTGTTGGGCGCCGACCGCCTCGGCATCGAGGTCAGCGCCGAGACCGGCTACCAGTACCAGCCCGAGCAGACCACGTCCGCGGTCATCTTCCACCACCCCCGGGCCAAGTACTTCATCGCCAGGTAA
- a CDS encoding cob(I)yrinic acid a,c-diamide adenosyltransferase, whose translation MKIYTKAGDDGTTGLLYGGRVRKDSELPAAYGTVDEAQAVLGVARAQVEPDSELDQMLVRLGRDLYVLMAEVATAPANHHKLTDGTTRVTAEMVHALEVRIDDISDRFEMPTEFVIPGGNVVAAQLDLARTVVRRAERVTMSACADDSQVVPYLNRLSDLLWAMARWQEGESLTSRSTLDP comes from the coding sequence GTGAAGATCTACACGAAAGCCGGCGATGACGGCACCACCGGGCTCCTCTACGGGGGCCGGGTGCGCAAGGACTCCGAGCTGCCCGCCGCCTACGGCACCGTCGACGAGGCCCAGGCGGTGCTCGGCGTCGCCCGCGCCCAGGTCGAACCCGACAGCGAGCTCGACCAGATGCTGGTGCGGCTCGGGCGCGATCTGTACGTGCTCATGGCCGAGGTGGCCACCGCCCCTGCGAACCACCACAAGCTCACTGACGGCACCACTCGGGTCACCGCCGAGATGGTGCACGCCCTCGAGGTGCGGATCGACGACATCTCCGACCGCTTCGAGATGCCGACCGAGTTCGTCATCCCCGGTGGGAACGTCGTCGCCGCCCAGCTCGATCTGGCCCGCACCGTCGTGCGGCGGGCCGAGCGGGTCACCATGTCGGCCTGCGCCGACGATTCGCAGGTCGTGCCGTACCTGAACCGGCTCTCCGACCTGTTGTGGGCCATGGCCCGCTGGCAGGAGGGCGAGTCGCTCACCAGCCGGTCCACGCTCGACCCCTGA
- a CDS encoding BTAD domain-containing putative transcriptional regulator yields MARRLGDPVALGYALIAQQATDLGPRTLARRTATAREILVLARRAGDPTLAVQGRFLLLNALLERGDIRGLDAGITESPEAAGHLVDRNHARFALWLACSRALLAGDADRAEEVAERYLALAIDHGEPYAPRVFGGQLGAIRWLQGRVLELEQVYEDQARANPDEAMWAAVLASLRSSDGRFDAAREALAAIGDLGTVPDGMHWLVTMALGAAVWGPVARPLGLLALRLGHTEEALSHLAHAIEVSARIGSRPRLVEAKLELAAALLETGRADDHRIADLVAEARADADELGLTQFLERAEHLMTEVGRPSSRGAPSPPPQRPTISVLGTFEVASADGRVAKWSSRKARELLKILVARRGTPIHREVLMDLLWAGVEPEALGNRLSVALSTVRRTVDPDRSLPPGAFIAADRSVVWLRLDRVDVDAERYLGLAHEALTAHATDRADAADLLADAAAAHRGPALPDEPYAEWASALQSEVTFTQLRVLKALADQALAAGDDLVAADALQRLIESDPLDHATHTSLVTVLERIGAASLAASERRRYDATRTSP; encoded by the coding sequence ATGGCACGACGCCTCGGCGATCCGGTCGCACTCGGCTACGCCCTCATCGCTCAACAGGCGACAGACCTCGGCCCCCGTACCCTGGCCCGCCGCACCGCGACCGCACGCGAGATCCTGGTGCTCGCCCGGCGCGCCGGCGATCCGACCCTGGCGGTCCAGGGGCGATTCCTGCTGCTCAACGCCCTGCTCGAACGCGGCGACATCCGCGGCCTCGACGCCGGCATCACCGAGTCGCCCGAGGCCGCGGGTCACCTCGTCGACCGCAACCACGCCCGGTTCGCGCTGTGGCTCGCCTGCAGTCGTGCCCTCCTCGCGGGCGACGCCGACCGCGCCGAAGAGGTCGCCGAGCGGTACCTGGCCCTGGCCATCGACCACGGCGAGCCCTACGCCCCACGGGTGTTCGGCGGTCAGCTGGGCGCGATCCGCTGGCTCCAGGGCCGAGTGCTCGAGCTCGAACAGGTGTATGAGGACCAGGCTCGGGCCAATCCCGACGAGGCGATGTGGGCGGCCGTGCTCGCCTCCCTCCGGTCGAGCGACGGTCGATTCGACGCCGCACGCGAGGCGCTGGCAGCGATCGGCGACCTCGGCACCGTGCCCGACGGGATGCACTGGCTCGTGACCATGGCCCTCGGCGCCGCGGTGTGGGGACCGGTCGCGCGCCCCCTGGGCCTGCTGGCCCTGCGCCTCGGCCACACCGAGGAAGCGCTGTCCCACCTCGCCCACGCGATCGAGGTCAGCGCCCGCATCGGCTCGCGTCCCCGGCTCGTCGAAGCCAAACTCGAGCTGGCAGCGGCACTGCTGGAGACCGGAAGGGCCGACGATCACCGGATCGCCGATCTGGTCGCCGAGGCCCGGGCCGACGCCGACGAGCTCGGGCTCACCCAGTTCCTCGAACGGGCCGAGCACCTCATGACCGAGGTCGGGCGCCCATCCTCCCGGGGGGCTCCTTCCCCGCCCCCGCAGCGCCCCACGATCTCGGTACTCGGCACCTTCGAGGTGGCCTCGGCCGACGGGCGGGTGGCGAAGTGGTCGTCCCGCAAGGCGCGGGAGCTGTTGAAGATCCTCGTCGCCCGCCGGGGTACCCCGATCCATCGGGAGGTGCTCATGGACCTGCTCTGGGCCGGTGTCGAGCCCGAGGCGTTGGGAAACCGGCTGTCGGTCGCCCTTTCTACCGTGCGACGGACCGTCGACCCCGACCGGTCGCTCCCACCGGGGGCGTTCATCGCCGCCGACCGCTCGGTGGTGTGGCTGCGACTCGACCGCGTCGACGTCGACGCCGAGCGCTACCTCGGCCTCGCCCACGAGGCCCTCACCGCCCACGCCACCGATCGGGCCGACGCCGCCGATCTGCTGGCGGACGCCGCAGCCGCCCACCGCGGGCCGGCGCTGCCCGACGAGCCCTACGCCGAGTGGGCGTCGGCGCTGCAGAGCGAGGTGACCTTCACCCAGCTTCGGGTGCTCAAGGCGCTGGCCGACCAAGCGCTCGCCGCCGGCGACGATCTGGTGGCCGCCGACGCACTCCAGCGCCTCATCGAGAGCGACCCCCTCGACCACGCCACCCACACGAGTCTGGTCACGGTGCTCGAACGCATCGGGGCGGCAAGCCTGGCCGCCTCCGAACGCCGGCGCTACGACGCGACCCGAACCTCACCCTGA
- a CDS encoding amidohydrolase family protein, which translates to MATHVDFEYFDCDNHFYEPLDAFTRHIEPEFKKRTMQWAESDGKTRLLVAEKVNRFIPNPTFDPISKPGALDEYFRGRNPKGSDTRELFGELDRMEDHPEYRDREARLRLMDEQGMQGAIFLPTLGVGMEQPLLHDPEALVAAFRAFNRWMDEDWGFAYQERIFAAPLLTLVDPEAAVAELEWALEQDARFVLMLPGPAMTPAGGRSPAGPEYDRLWQLLNDSGVTVVLHGGDSWYSSYIRDWGETREMEAFRQNPFRSLVSSNAIQDTMANYLAQGLFERFPNLRIASIETGSDWVFHLYEKLTKSYGQTPQAYPEDPRETFKRHVSVSPFYEDQLDRLRDLIGSERILMGSDYPHAEGLAEPSSYIKDLRNFSFPEDECQMIMRDNGIALSQRRPV; encoded by the coding sequence ATGGCTACCCACGTGGACTTTGAGTACTTCGACTGCGACAACCACTTCTACGAGCCGCTCGACGCCTTCACCCGGCACATCGAGCCCGAGTTCAAGAAGCGCACGATGCAATGGGCCGAGAGCGATGGCAAGACTCGTCTTCTCGTCGCCGAGAAGGTCAACCGCTTCATCCCCAATCCCACGTTCGACCCGATCTCCAAACCGGGCGCGCTGGATGAGTACTTCCGGGGCCGCAATCCCAAGGGCTCCGACACCCGTGAGCTCTTCGGCGAGCTCGATCGAATGGAAGACCATCCCGAGTACCGCGATCGCGAGGCCAGGCTCCGGTTGATGGACGAACAGGGCATGCAGGGAGCGATCTTCCTCCCCACTCTCGGTGTGGGCATGGAGCAACCCCTGCTCCACGACCCCGAGGCCCTGGTTGCAGCGTTCCGGGCTTTCAACCGTTGGATGGACGAGGACTGGGGCTTCGCCTACCAGGAGCGCATCTTCGCCGCCCCGCTGCTCACCCTCGTCGACCCTGAGGCCGCGGTCGCCGAGCTCGAGTGGGCGCTCGAACAAGATGCCCGCTTCGTCCTGATGCTGCCCGGGCCTGCCATGACCCCTGCCGGTGGCAGGTCCCCGGCCGGACCCGAGTACGACCGCCTCTGGCAGCTGCTCAACGACTCGGGCGTCACGGTGGTCCTACACGGTGGCGACAGCTGGTACAGCAGCTACATCCGAGATTGGGGCGAGACACGGGAGATGGAGGCCTTCCGGCAGAACCCGTTCCGGTCGCTGGTGTCGAGCAACGCCATCCAGGACACCATGGCCAACTACCTGGCCCAGGGCCTGTTCGAGCGGTTCCCGAACCTGCGGATCGCCTCGATCGAGACCGGATCGGACTGGGTCTTCCACCTGTACGAGAAGCTCACCAAGTCATACGGGCAAACCCCTCAGGCTTATCCGGAGGATCCGCGCGAGACCTTCAAGCGTCACGTCTCGGTGTCGCCGTTCTACGAGGACCAGCTCGACCGGCTCCGCGACCTGATCGGTTCCGAACGCATCCTCATGGGGTCGGACTATCCCCATGCCGAGGGCCTGGCTGAACCCTCTTCCTACATCAAGGATCTGCGGAACTTCAGCTTCCCAGAAGACGAGTGTCAGATGATCATGCGCGACAACGGGATCGCGTTGTCCCAACGGCGTCCCGTCTGA
- a CDS encoding NAD-dependent protein deacylase yields the protein MSDLVPDTDAVERARRILSGATSVTVLTGAGISTDSGIPDFRGPQGVWTKNPEAEKLATLQHYLSDPDVRRRAWRSRLENRSFGAEPNAGHLALADLEAQGRLHTLITQNVDGLHQKAGNSADRVVEIHGTLHEVMCLSCDERAPMQRALDRVRAGEDDPECRSCGGILKSATVSFGQSLDQRALARAEVAAQECEVMLAVGSTLTVYPIAEVVPVAKSAGAEVVIVNGSETAFDQVADAAIRGSISEVLPTIVGRGAG from the coding sequence ATGAGCGACCTCGTCCCCGACACCGATGCGGTCGAGCGGGCCCGCCGGATCCTGAGCGGGGCCACCTCGGTGACGGTGCTCACCGGCGCCGGAATCTCCACCGACAGCGGCATCCCCGACTTCCGCGGCCCGCAGGGCGTGTGGACCAAGAACCCCGAGGCCGAGAAGCTGGCCACGTTGCAGCACTACCTCTCCGACCCCGACGTGCGCCGGCGGGCGTGGCGTTCGCGGCTCGAGAACCGCTCCTTCGGCGCCGAGCCCAATGCCGGGCACCTCGCGCTCGCCGACCTCGAGGCCCAGGGCCGGTTGCACACCCTCATCACCCAGAACGTCGACGGGCTGCACCAGAAGGCGGGCAACAGCGCCGACCGCGTGGTGGAGATCCACGGGACCCTGCACGAGGTGATGTGTTTGTCCTGCGACGAGCGGGCACCCATGCAGCGTGCGCTCGACCGGGTGCGTGCGGGTGAGGACGATCCCGAGTGCCGAAGCTGTGGCGGCATCCTCAAGTCGGCCACGGTCAGCTTCGGTCAGTCGCTCGACCAGCGGGCGCTGGCCAGGGCCGAGGTCGCGGCCCAGGAGTGCGAGGTGATGCTGGCCGTGGGCAGCACCCTGACCGTGTATCCCATCGCCGAGGTCGTCCCCGTCGCCAAGTCGGCCGGGGCCGAGGTCGTGATCGTGAACGGCTCCGAGACCGCCTTCGACCAGGTGGCAGACGCTGCGATCCGGGGCTCGATCAGCGAGGTGCTCCCCACCATCGTCGGCCGCGGGGCAGGCTGA
- a CDS encoding leucyl aminopeptidase: MTITFTHARSRPRRIDALGVGVHEGAFETLAEAGVDVPASYLEARGFTGGRGQSTVVPGPDGRTLVLLGLGPSGEMDTEAARAAGAALARAASRHESAAIDILGGVDDDALRVATAQAVVEGVALASYRFRSYQAAPAPSALTKVAVVGLGGKKVSDAVARGAAIAEAVCWARDLVNEPGGTMTPVEMAKAARAMARREKLKISVMDERAIADAKLGGLLGVNRGSEQRPRFITLTYTPTGTARGTVALVGKGITFDSGGLSIKTADGMSTMKDDMAGAAAVLGTFAAINAVAPQVEVVGYLPLTDNMTGPDATRPGDVLTIRNGTTVEVLNTDAEGRLVLADALCLASEADPDAIVDVATLTGAQMVALGKGIAGLMGNHDGWVAQVEAASARTGERVWSLPLPDDYRPQLDSTVADLKNIGAGRYGGALVAGLFLREFVGEGIPWAHVDIAGPAFGDDDKGELTPGGTGFGVRLLLDLLDSFEPVN, translated from the coding sequence GTGACCATCACCTTCACCCATGCCCGGTCTCGTCCCCGCCGCATCGATGCGCTCGGGGTCGGTGTCCACGAGGGGGCGTTCGAGACCCTCGCCGAGGCTGGGGTCGATGTCCCGGCGAGCTACCTCGAGGCGAGGGGCTTCACGGGCGGACGTGGCCAGTCGACGGTCGTGCCCGGCCCCGACGGCAGGACCCTGGTGCTGCTCGGGCTGGGTCCCTCTGGCGAGATGGACACCGAGGCGGCACGTGCGGCGGGGGCGGCCCTCGCCAGGGCGGCGAGCCGCCACGAGTCGGCGGCGATCGACATCCTGGGCGGGGTCGACGACGATGCGCTGCGGGTCGCCACCGCCCAGGCGGTGGTCGAGGGTGTCGCCCTGGCCAGCTACCGCTTCCGGTCCTATCAGGCTGCGCCGGCTCCCTCCGCGCTCACCAAGGTCGCCGTCGTTGGCCTCGGCGGAAAGAAGGTCAGCGACGCGGTGGCCAGGGGAGCGGCGATCGCCGAGGCGGTGTGCTGGGCCCGCGACCTGGTCAACGAACCGGGGGGAACGATGACCCCGGTCGAGATGGCCAAGGCGGCACGGGCCATGGCCCGGCGCGAGAAGCTGAAGATCTCGGTGATGGACGAGCGGGCGATCGCCGACGCGAAGCTGGGTGGACTGCTCGGCGTCAACCGGGGTTCCGAGCAGCGGCCGCGGTTCATCACCCTCACCTACACGCCCACGGGCACGGCGCGGGGCACCGTGGCCCTGGTCGGCAAGGGCATCACCTTCGACTCCGGCGGGCTCTCGATCAAGACCGCTGACGGCATGTCGACCATGAAGGACGACATGGCAGGAGCGGCCGCGGTGCTCGGCACCTTCGCCGCCATCAACGCCGTGGCCCCTCAGGTCGAGGTGGTGGGCTACCTGCCGCTCACCGACAACATGACCGGCCCCGATGCCACGCGGCCCGGTGACGTGCTCACCATCCGCAACGGAACCACCGTCGAGGTCCTCAACACCGACGCCGAGGGCCGCCTGGTGCTGGCCGACGCGCTGTGCCTGGCCTCGGAAGCCGACCCGGACGCCATCGTCGACGTCGCCACGCTCACCGGGGCCCAGATGGTTGCGTTGGGGAAAGGGATCGCCGGGTTGATGGGCAACCACGACGGGTGGGTCGCCCAGGTCGAGGCGGCGAGCGCACGCACCGGCGAACGAGTGTGGTCGCTGCCGCTTCCCGACGACTACCGGCCCCAGCTCGACTCCACGGTGGCCGACCTGAAGAACATCGGCGCCGGACGCTACGGCGGCGCGCTCGTCGCGGGTCTGTTCCTGCGTGAGTTCGTGGGCGAGGGCATCCCGTGGGCACACGTCGACATCGCCGGTCCGGCGTTCGGCGACGACGACAAGGGTGAGCTGACCCCGGGCGGCACCGGCTTCGGGGTGCGCCTGCTCCTCGACCTGCTCGACAGCTTCGAACCCGTCAACTAG
- a CDS encoding class I adenylate-forming enzyme family protein, whose amino-acid sequence MTTDTAQETATSPARLEWRVPDDLPEQARAGLMGPGAPFEMAQQVVAGYGRTVFPNAPRTLRQLFETTVARQPDAPMLVDAATGRSWTATEVRDEVDAMARYLAREHGVSHGDRVGIVAANSPEYGFVMLATLSLGAIITSLNGWWTGPEIVYGIQLTSPKVVLGDERRLERLAGETEISEVPTVLLTAAHAAAEALDAADVDPVNDADPDDPAVILFTSGTTGRPKGATLSHRNIVHFGWMNMLSGAVEMMRNPSPSDDQPATPPASILASPMFHVSGMLGMLMTAAGMGVKSVFPPPGRWSSTEHIRLTAKHRITTWSGVPTQWWRILHDPELEEHDLTCVTNAGGGGAVFPPELVREFQEKMPWATLGNGYGMSETVGAGTRIGGELMIQHPDSVGPANPTMEIEIRDGLSNPLPEGAVGEIHLRGTPVFLGYWDNGEATRACMDGEGWYASGDYGRIEKGLLYLESRMRDMILRGGENIYPIEIENRLVEHPDIDDAAVIGVDHVELGQEVKAFVLLRDGASMAANDVKQWVAEGLAAFKVPAHVEFRDSLPYTETGKVLKHELEAEERAQKS is encoded by the coding sequence ATGACCACCGACACCGCCCAGGAGACGGCGACCTCACCAGCACGCCTCGAGTGGCGTGTACCCGACGACCTGCCTGAGCAGGCACGCGCGGGTCTGATGGGCCCCGGTGCGCCCTTCGAGATGGCCCAGCAAGTCGTCGCTGGATACGGGCGCACCGTGTTCCCGAACGCGCCCCGCACGCTTCGTCAGCTCTTCGAGACAACCGTCGCCCGCCAACCCGATGCACCCATGCTGGTCGACGCCGCGACCGGTCGCTCGTGGACCGCGACCGAAGTGCGAGACGAGGTCGACGCCATGGCCCGCTACCTCGCCCGGGAGCACGGCGTCAGTCACGGCGATCGGGTCGGCATCGTGGCCGCCAACTCGCCGGAGTACGGCTTCGTGATGCTCGCCACGCTCTCCCTCGGCGCGATCATCACCAGTCTCAACGGCTGGTGGACCGGCCCGGAGATCGTCTATGGCATCCAGCTCACGTCACCGAAGGTGGTGCTCGGCGACGAGCGCCGCCTCGAGCGACTCGCTGGCGAGACCGAGATCTCCGAGGTCCCTACCGTGCTGTTGACCGCGGCCCACGCCGCCGCCGAAGCCCTCGATGCCGCCGACGTAGACCCGGTGAACGACGCCGACCCCGACGACCCTGCGGTGATCCTCTTCACCAGCGGCACCACCGGGCGACCCAAGGGCGCCACCCTCTCGCACCGCAACATCGTCCACTTCGGCTGGATGAACATGCTGAGCGGAGCAGTGGAGATGATGCGCAACCCATCCCCTTCCGACGACCAGCCCGCCACCCCTCCCGCGTCGATCCTCGCCAGCCCCATGTTCCACGTGTCGGGGATGCTCGGCATGCTCATGACCGCAGCTGGGATGGGCGTCAAGAGCGTGTTCCCCCCGCCAGGGCGCTGGAGCTCCACCGAGCACATCCGCCTCACAGCGAAGCACCGCATCACCACCTGGTCGGGCGTGCCCACCCAGTGGTGGCGCATCCTGCATGACCCAGAGCTCGAAGAGCACGACCTCACCTGTGTCACCAACGCGGGCGGCGGAGGAGCGGTCTTCCCCCCAGAGCTGGTCCGGGAGTTCCAGGAGAAGATGCCCTGGGCCACCCTCGGCAACGGCTACGGAATGAGCGAGACCGTGGGGGCCGGCACCCGCATCGGCGGAGAGCTGATGATCCAGCACCCAGACTCGGTCGGTCCGGCCAATCCGACGATGGAGATCGAGATCCGCGACGGCCTCAGCAATCCTCTTCCCGAGGGTGCGGTAGGCGAGATCCACCTACGAGGCACCCCCGTGTTCCTCGGATACTGGGACAACGGCGAGGCCACCCGAGCCTGCATGGACGGCGAAGGCTGGTATGCCAGCGGCGACTACGGACGGATCGAGAAGGGATTGCTGTATCTCGAGAGCCGCATGCGAGACATGATCCTGCGGGGTGGGGAGAACATCTACCCCATCGAGATCGAGAACCGGCTCGTCGAGCACCCTGACATCGACGACGCCGCGGTGATCGGTGTCGACCACGTCGAACTCGGCCAGGAGGTCAAAGCCTTCGTCCTGTTGCGCGACGGCGCTTCGATGGCAGCCAACGACGTGAAGCAGTGGGTGGCCGAGGGCCTCGCTGCGTTCAAGGTGCCAGCCCACGTCGAGTTCCGAGACTCGCTGCCCTACACCGAGACCGGCAAGGTATTGAAGCACGAGCTCGAGGCCGAGGAGCGCGCCCAGAAGAGCTGA